In the genome of Nitrospira japonica, one region contains:
- a CDS encoding ABC transporter ATP-binding protein gives MTRDELAIDVQDMTKRFGDRTVVDRIGLQVRKGEICGFLGPNGSGKTTFIRMLCGLLRADAGRGTCLGYDVIRGSREIKRQVGYMTQRFSFYEDLSIAENLDFVARMFDIPDRRNAVRLSLERLGLLERQQQLAGELSGGWKQRLALAACLIHRPKLLLLDEPTAGVDPKARREFWEQIHDLAAEGLTCLITTHYMDEAERCHRLAYIAYGKLLTHGTVQEVIDHAGLTTWLVAGPDLHRLATTLRARSGVKQAVAFGNRLHVSGDDDRALSEAIAPFKTADYDWRRIGPGLEDVFIHLMGSSQDNFSS, from the coding sequence ATGACGCGGGACGAGCTGGCCATCGACGTGCAGGACATGACCAAACGCTTCGGCGACCGGACGGTGGTCGACCGGATCGGTTTGCAGGTGCGCAAGGGCGAGATCTGCGGCTTTCTCGGTCCCAACGGGAGCGGGAAGACCACGTTCATCCGCATGCTGTGCGGTCTACTGCGCGCGGACGCCGGCCGCGGCACCTGCTTGGGCTACGACGTCATCCGGGGGAGCCGGGAGATCAAGCGACAGGTCGGCTACATGACCCAACGGTTCAGCTTTTACGAGGATCTGAGCATCGCGGAGAACCTGGATTTCGTCGCCCGGATGTTCGACATACCTGATCGGCGAAATGCCGTCCGTCTCAGCCTCGAACGGTTGGGTTTGCTCGAGCGGCAGCAGCAGTTGGCCGGCGAACTGTCGGGAGGGTGGAAGCAGCGGCTTGCGCTGGCGGCCTGTTTGATACATCGGCCGAAGCTGTTGCTGCTTGACGAACCCACCGCCGGAGTCGATCCCAAGGCGCGGCGCGAGTTTTGGGAGCAGATTCACGATCTGGCCGCCGAGGGCCTGACCTGCCTCATTACGACCCATTATATGGATGAAGCCGAACGGTGCCACAGACTGGCCTACATCGCCTACGGCAAGCTGCTCACCCATGGAACCGTGCAAGAAGTGATCGACCATGCCGGCCTCACGACGTGGCTCGTGGCGGGGCCGGATCTGCATCGGCTCGCTACCACGCTCCGTGCCAGGTCCGGCGTCAAACAGGCGGTGGCGTTCGGCAACCGGTTGCACGTGAGCGGGGACGACGACCGGGCGCTTTCGGAGGCCATCGCTCCGTTCAAGACGGCGGACTACGATTGGCGGCGGATCGGCCCTGGACTCGAAGACGTCTTCATCCACCTCATGGGCAGTTCACAGGACAATTTTTCGTCATGA
- a CDS encoding HlyD family secretion protein, whose translation MTDSRSIARIVLRTVVAITLWTGIQGCTRPDPTLVQGYVEGEFVYVASPYAGALESLAVQRGQQVKEGDGLFRLNGEPEQAAREEAERRLSQAKATLEDAKKGKRPSEIDVIKAQLKQARIAVRLSEREFTRQEALSRVPGATSELELDRTRATRDQDRHRVSELQAELDTAQAGSRSDQIAAAEAEVRAREAALAKAAWELSQKQQQAPKAGLVFETLYREGEWVAAGRPVVVLLPPQNIKVRAFVSQEMVGTLQPGQSVRVSVDGVAEPFVGTVNYISPKAEFTPPVIYSRESRSKLVFMIEARFNPSVAAKLHPGQPVDVRIGGDR comes from the coding sequence ATGACGGACTCCCGGTCGATCGCACGGATTGTCCTGCGGACCGTTGTCGCGATTACGTTATGGACGGGAATTCAAGGATGCACGCGTCCGGATCCGACGTTGGTCCAAGGCTACGTCGAAGGAGAATTCGTCTATGTGGCGTCTCCGTATGCCGGAGCCCTGGAATCCCTGGCGGTACAGCGGGGGCAACAGGTGAAGGAGGGGGACGGCCTCTTCCGTCTGAACGGGGAACCGGAACAAGCGGCGCGGGAGGAAGCCGAACGCCGGCTGTCTCAAGCCAAGGCAACCTTGGAGGATGCGAAGAAGGGAAAACGTCCTTCGGAAATCGACGTGATCAAGGCGCAGCTCAAACAGGCCCGCATCGCGGTCCGGTTGTCTGAGCGGGAATTCACCAGGCAGGAGGCCTTGAGCCGCGTGCCGGGCGCCACATCCGAGCTGGAACTGGACCGAACGCGGGCGACGCGGGATCAGGACCGCCATCGGGTTTCGGAGCTACAAGCGGAACTGGACACGGCGCAGGCCGGTTCCCGCAGCGACCAGATCGCGGCGGCCGAAGCCGAGGTGCGCGCGCGAGAAGCCGCGCTCGCGAAGGCCGCGTGGGAGCTCTCGCAGAAGCAGCAGCAGGCGCCGAAGGCCGGCCTGGTGTTCGAGACGTTGTATCGGGAGGGCGAGTGGGTGGCGGCGGGGCGCCCCGTCGTCGTTCTCCTGCCGCCGCAGAACATCAAGGTTCGGGCCTTCGTGTCACAAGAGATGGTCGGAACGTTGCAGCCGGGACAGTCCGTTCGCGTGTCCGTCGACGGGGTCGCGGAGCCGTTCGTCGGCACGGTGAACTATATTTCTCCAAAGGCGGAATTTACCCCTCCGGTGATCTACAGCCGGGAAAGCCGATCCAAGCTCGTCTTCATGATCGAAGCGCGGTTCAATCCGTCGGTCGCGGCGAAGCTGCACCCCGGCCAGCCGGTGGACGTCCGGATCGGAGGCGATCGATGA
- a CDS encoding TetR/AcrR family transcriptional regulator, giving the protein MPTRKPVSRQLPNAPATQRVVAAARRHFLSQGFRRVTMDELADELGMSKKTLYGLFPSKTALVESVILDKFRCAEADLRRITAASRGDVPGALRRLVAAVQTHTQEIQAPFVRDIQRDAPHLFEVVEQKRRELIRRHFGKLLSEGRRARVIRRDIPMPLIMEILLGTVRAVMNPPKLIELGLTPDQGYSAIMSVIFEGLLAGTSRRLS; this is encoded by the coding sequence ATGCCGACCCGCAAGCCGGTTTCGCGTCAGCTCCCGAATGCCCCCGCGACACAGCGAGTCGTGGCCGCCGCCCGCCGTCATTTTCTGAGCCAGGGGTTCCGCCGGGTCACGATGGACGAATTGGCGGATGAACTGGGAATGAGTAAGAAGACCCTGTACGGTCTGTTTCCCAGCAAGACGGCGCTTGTCGAGTCGGTGATTCTGGACAAGTTCCGGTGCGCCGAAGCCGATCTGCGCCGAATCACGGCCGCTAGCCGGGGCGACGTTCCCGGCGCCTTACGCCGTCTGGTCGCGGCGGTGCAGACCCATACCCAGGAGATTCAGGCACCGTTCGTGCGCGACATTCAGCGCGATGCCCCTCATCTATTCGAGGTCGTGGAGCAGAAGCGCCGGGAGCTTATCCGGCGGCACTTCGGCAAGTTGCTGAGCGAAGGACGGAGAGCCCGCGTCATCCGGCGGGATATTCCGATGCCGCTGATCATGGAAATTCTGCTCGGGACCGTTCGAGCGGTCATGAATCCCCCCAAGTTGATCGAGCTGGGTCTGACGCCCGATCAGGGCTACAGCGCCATCATGTCGGTCATCTTCGAGGGACTGCTCGCCGGGACTTCACGGAGGCTGTCATGA